A DNA window from Anoplolepis gracilipes chromosome 13, ASM4749672v1, whole genome shotgun sequence contains the following coding sequences:
- the LOC140672819 gene encoding uncharacterized protein, giving the protein MDRGRIMISHGTFDDDQGRIMASHGTFERPVKIEDRVSFRPLENIVTSTTGSMVKLKVESVEKAVKCVLETNQGEKLEYPGFHRIREDMECIDKRTCTFRINKANDTHAGVWKVTAYTAKKENEENIDLHDITPEVFLFSLYIYQEKAAIPSQYIEVYDGHYINMKYDENYKNLTACNLTGPKMESINLLEKPKNFQLLGQCGVRMKVNASYEGSWKLVAVVNNYTIYYTLFNIDVYQLKQQDPNDMLVLQWTRGSPGLISLSGMPKICQIVDPNGITVATLVGKCYHQVKVATVQHEGVWLARYNMYGMLEPIEQKFRIETFDSVIFNANVTRTEDDNTRLFCQLEIKDKRPELCSFIRPDGTILYMTPIIGTERYTAYVHSFTKLKYAYNVLECAITIIKFEDVDYGTWRCDLTIPLSSRSYGTVLFVDYPDSRGNNNTKGGMVKIRTDDVHVKRGDPFTIKCVADSALEYCWLRSPNGTSYSITQDTEVKSSTILYYEGNGLLFGECGAKILAAMHSDNGSWNCLMGIADGGEQVAAVSVTVTETYLVAEQTEIAVSAQNDPVLSCHILPRMLDRTVHYCRWIRPDGYGIYNDISHRYTTNSSYSECRLVILNYYPEEDDGNWTCVAGLMGKNGYVEEAWDNVKCHRMSYVFRDTILIVKRLSIVVIGITLITAVLGILGYVLRRYKLHRMPISIIKDSPSYSPQPQRIKVHPVIGNGSSPFDWKIHD; this is encoded by the exons AGAATATCGTGACCTCCACGACAGGCTCCATGGTGAAATTGAAGGTAGAATCGGTCGAAAAAGCAGTCAAATGCGTCCTCGAGACTAATCAAGGCGAAAAATTGGAATACCCTGGGTTTCATCGAATTAGAGAGGACATGGAGTGTATCGATAAGAGAACATGCACGTTTCGCATTAACAAAGCTAATGATACTCACGCGGGTGTGTGGAAAGTTACAGCGTACACCGCGAAAAAGGAGAATGAAGAGAATATTGATTTACACGACATTACTCCGGAAGTGTTTTTGTTCAGTTTGTATATTTACCAG GAGAAAGCTGCTATACCTTCGCAATATATCGAAGTATACGATGGACActacataaatatgaaatacgatgagaattataaaaatcttacgGCATGCAATCTTACGGGACCTAAG ATGGAATCTATAAATTTGCTAGAGAAaccaaaaaattttcaacttcTTGGTCAATGCGGTGTTCGTATGAAAGTAAATGCTTCTTATGAGGGCTCTTGGAAACTTGTTGCAGTTGTCAACAATTACAcgatatattacacattattcAATATTGATGTGTATCAATTAAAACAACAAGATCCGAATGATATG ttagtCCTACAGTGGACTCGTGGCTCTCCGGGCTTAATCAGCCTATCAGGAATGCCGAAAATTTGCCAAATAGTGGATCCCAATGGTATAACTGTAGCAACATTAGTTGGAAAATGTTATCATCAAGTGAAAGTCGCTACTGTTCAGCACGAAGGCGTATGGCTCGCTCGTTATAATATGTACGGGATGCTGGAGCCTATCgaacaaaaatttagaattgaGACCTTTG AttcagtaatttttaatgctaaTGTCACTCGTACCGAAGATGACAATACTAGATTATTCTGTCAATTAGAAATAAAGGACAAACGTCCGGAATTATGTAGTTTTATTAGACCTGATGGCACGATACTCTACATGACACCAATAATAGGTACTGAAAG GTACACTGCCTACGTACATTCTTTCACCAAGCTTAAATATGCTTACAACGTTTTGGAATGTGCAATAACAATCATAAAGTTTGAGGACGTCGATTACGGCACATGGCGATGCGATCTTACGATACCCTTAAGTTCACGCTCGTATGGAACCGTGCTTTTCGTTGACTATCCCGATTCTCGCGGAAACAACAACACTAAAGGTGGAATGGTTAAAATTAGAACGGACGATGTACACGTAAAGCGCGGCGACCCGTTTACG ataaaatgtGTCGCTGATTCCGCACTAGAATATTGTTGGCTGCGAAGCCCGAATGGAACTTCTTATTCTATCACGCAAGATACGGAAGTTAAGTCTTCGACTATTCTATATTATGAAGGCAACGGACTGTTATTCGGCGAATGCGGTGCAAAAATTTTAGCAGCTATGCATTCTGATAATGGAAGTTGGAATTGTTTGATGGGGATTGCTGACGGTGGCGAGCAAGTCGCGGCAGTGTCAGTTACAGTAACAG AAACCTACCTCGTGGCCGAGCAGACGGAAATAGCCGTCAGCGCACAAAACGATCCAGTTCTGTCTTGCCACATCCTTCCGCGTATGCTGGACAGAACAGTTCATTACTGCCGGTGGATTCGCCCCGACGGATATGGAATTTACAATGACATAAGCCATCGATATACCACCAACAGCAGCTACTCCGAGTGTAGATTAGTCATCCTGA ACTATTATCCGGAAGAGGACGACGGTAATTGGACGTGCGTAGCCGGACTCATGGGTAAAAACGGTTACGTGGAAGAAGCCTGGGACAATGTCAAATGTCATAGGATGTCGTATGTGTTTAGAGACACGATCTTAATCGTTAAGCGTCTTAGCATCGTGGTCATCGGCATCACATTGATAACCGCTGTCCTTGGTATCCTTGGCTACGTCTTGCGCCGATATAAACTTCATCGAATGCCGATAAGCATCATTAAGGATTCACCAAGCTATAGCCCACAG CCTCAACGAATCAAAGTCCATCCTGTAATTGGAAACGGCAGCAGCCCGTTCGACTGGAAGATTCACGACTGA